One part of the Sorangiineae bacterium MSr11954 genome encodes these proteins:
- a CDS encoding class I SAM-dependent methyltransferase: MIAGAIIGGALVALGLLDAIGKRGRAKAIPVLEPSNADVSDEHVFIVRPGVVLDEPTRRAASAHARANGLLVLDLVPPEISSWRVQFLLTLANPIKYRSERIANGASACDALLVERETLARAIHEHRALGQPASAVAFAKLAQTLKYYASTEMDFAVAPGLASPGIPLRERRRLLRMAFGNYVGPVIGVHNLFIALAIALAPAWGLAALAVRHLEILLSTLGTALAPRDRLLHVLGRTPIDLGSTFGPLADGPEGPTDTEGLRRTYASLLANGTTPFFEPEREDCPICAARGLTKILEMGDRYQGKPGRFALSRCEACGHVFQNPRLSIEGLNFYYRDFYDGQGEEALAGLFASNPAVYRARARMVAEITTPHRWLDVGAGHGHFCSIARDLLPDTHFDGLDLAASIEDAERRRWVEHGIRGLFPEVAPTLVGRGEPYDVISMSHYLEHTTDPRAEIAAAAKVLPEGGFFFIEVPDPDCRLAYLLGRQWMQWFQPQHLHFLSAANLERLLREHGFEPVAWHRGEAHQPIDFTFSMYLLFADLAPLIDGPWRPASQGTFRKTLCAVLRAVSLPFFLVATLLDHAVAPLVRRLGWSNTYRVVARRVPMGWAKGED; the protein is encoded by the coding sequence TTGATCGCTGGAGCCATCATCGGCGGCGCGCTGGTCGCGCTCGGACTACTCGACGCCATCGGTAAGCGCGGACGCGCCAAGGCCATTCCGGTCCTCGAACCCTCGAACGCCGACGTTTCGGACGAGCATGTCTTCATCGTCCGTCCCGGGGTCGTTCTGGACGAGCCGACCCGAAGAGCCGCCAGCGCGCACGCCCGCGCCAACGGTCTCTTGGTGCTCGATCTGGTGCCGCCGGAGATCTCCTCCTGGCGCGTTCAATTTCTGCTGACCCTCGCGAACCCCATCAAATACCGGAGCGAGCGCATCGCCAACGGCGCCAGCGCCTGCGACGCTTTGTTGGTGGAGCGCGAGACCCTGGCGCGCGCGATCCACGAGCACCGCGCCTTGGGGCAGCCCGCGAGCGCGGTCGCCTTTGCCAAGCTGGCGCAGACATTGAAATACTACGCCTCGACCGAGATGGACTTCGCCGTGGCCCCCGGTCTCGCGTCGCCGGGCATCCCGCTTCGCGAGCGCCGGCGTCTGCTTCGCATGGCCTTTGGCAACTACGTCGGCCCGGTGATCGGCGTTCACAACCTGTTCATCGCGCTGGCCATCGCGCTCGCGCCGGCGTGGGGGCTTGCGGCGCTGGCCGTTCGCCACCTCGAGATCCTGCTGTCCACCTTGGGGACCGCGCTCGCCCCGCGCGATCGCCTGCTGCACGTGCTCGGCCGCACCCCGATCGATCTCGGGAGCACCTTTGGCCCGCTCGCCGACGGTCCCGAGGGCCCCACGGACACCGAAGGTCTGCGGCGCACCTACGCGTCGCTCCTCGCGAACGGCACCACTCCATTCTTCGAGCCCGAGCGCGAAGATTGCCCCATTTGCGCGGCGCGCGGGCTCACCAAGATCCTCGAGATGGGCGACCGCTACCAAGGCAAGCCGGGGCGCTTTGCGCTCTCGCGCTGCGAGGCGTGCGGCCACGTCTTTCAAAACCCACGCCTCTCGATCGAGGGCCTCAATTTCTACTACCGGGACTTCTACGACGGCCAGGGGGAGGAGGCGCTCGCCGGTCTCTTTGCCTCGAACCCCGCGGTCTACCGCGCGCGGGCCCGCATGGTCGCCGAGATCACCACGCCGCACCGCTGGCTCGACGTGGGCGCGGGGCACGGTCATTTCTGCAGCATCGCACGCGATTTGCTGCCCGACACCCATTTCGACGGGCTCGATCTAGCCGCCAGCATCGAAGACGCGGAGCGCCGTCGCTGGGTGGAGCATGGCATCCGAGGCCTCTTTCCCGAGGTCGCGCCCACGCTCGTGGGCCGGGGGGAGCCCTACGATGTCATCAGCATGAGCCACTACCTCGAGCACACCACCGATCCGCGCGCGGAGATCGCGGCGGCGGCGAAGGTGCTCCCCGAGGGGGGCTTCTTCTTCATCGAGGTTCCCGATCCCGATTGCCGCCTGGCATACCTTCTCGGTCGCCAATGGATGCAGTGGTTCCAGCCGCAACACTTGCATTTCCTGAGCGCCGCAAACCTGGAGCGCCTTCTGCGCGAGCACGGCTTCGAGCCCGTGGCATGGCACCGCGGCGAGGCGCATCAGCCCATCGACTTCACCTTCTCCATGTATCTCCTCTTCGCCGATCTGGCCCCTCTCATCGACGGCCCTTGGCGTCCTGCCTCCCAGGGCACCTTTCGCAAGACCCTCTGCGCCGTGCTCCGCGCCGTTTCACTCCCGTTCTTCCTCGTTGCGACCCTACTCGATCACGCGGTCGCGCCGCTGGTTCGTCGGCTGGGCTGGTCGAACACGTATCGGGTTGTCGCGCGGCGGGTGCCGATGGGATGGGCGAAGGGCGAAGATTGA
- a CDS encoding polyketide synthase dehydratase domain-containing protein — protein MSERQEPVAIVGMACLFPGAPDLDTYYRNLREGRDAITAVSPSRIDPVFFDRNVRASDRFYCQRGGFIDDLARFDAAGFGVMPLAARGAEPDQLLALEVAAQALGDAGYRDRPFARDRTAVIVGRGGYAGAGRTRLEQHVRAAEQIVTTLRALLPDLDETTLARVKAEFQSQVGAAGEGAAIGLVPNLAASRIAHRLDLHGPAFTVDAACASALVAVDQGCTELRSRRCDVVMAGGVHLCQDEAFWSVFCQLGALSPTETIRPFDRRADGLLIGEGIGMFILKRLEDAERADDRIYAVVRGCGTSSDGRGATLLSPSVEGQVLALERAWREADLDPASVGLLEAHGTGTPAGDAAELTTLARVFGRAEGSAPRAVAGSVKSMIGHAMPAAGAAGLIKAALAVYHGELLPSLHCDEPSKLLDATRFRVLPRTEPWESPVPRRAGINAFGFGGINAHVVIEQHAARRRVTGALGSTSAIHPARGVSPVPPRGSAGAGEPNKADTDRVALFSAAALPELLDDLANARERTRGGPARIAIFDPTPERIERARTIASRGKPWRGRDGIFFAPEGLLSAGGTLAFLFPGVDASFEPRVDDLAEYFDVPLPPHMRPQNLYETGVGIIGVNRLLDGTLRRLGIVPKDVAGHSIGEWSGMIATGITPEGAVDAFVANLGPDKLKVPGVVFAAAGCSMERAEAAMAGLQEIALSHDNCPHQVIFCGREESVDVALARLKEDSVLCQKLPFQSGFHSPLFADYLGPHREHLELLAIGSPKAPLWSATTCAPYPKAPDDIRALALEHLVAPVRFRQLISALHAQGTRVFVQVGTGSLVGFVEDTLRGQPHLAIASNVKDRSGLSQLRRVLASLFVEGADIGLAYRGQKLLPEEPALTLPPPSKEGASVRPPAPRTVPMALALGVPLVRKMAPLERSSAHTPTPSLPRGLDAAGTAPTGLDARVAPMAPPAPAAGTMGRRPSHDTLPEGHPLAAEFAENLSAMVDAQREILTLLATPAARPRQVDLVRTLSIETMPSLIDHAFYRQPKGWSVLSDLHPVVPMTTLVDLMIEHAEHTVPGRAAVALEDVRAYRWLAISKPVELPIQCRYDGKDRVHVRLGDYSEATVILADRYEPAPPDDTAPLAGAAPAPIDARTLYDDRWMFHGPQFQGVVDVGIMGEGGIRGVLEVGEARGAFLDNAGQLFGYWVMARYETNRLAMPVRIGKVNLYGPHPPPGERFSCTVRIRSIDDKSVVADLTLGRGGRAWAVIESWEDRRFDSDPRFWNMLIWPEKSYLGALQPEGFVLFEDPYRAAPTRDQMARRILGEAERADYERQGPRKQRAWLTGRAAAKDAVRELLGRLGHGPLFPVEVTLSNEPSGRPIVHTRTPHDIRVSIAHKDDTAVAIARIGVDVGIDIERIEPRSESFAELSFTAEELRLVADEPREIGWTRLWAAKEAVAKARGTGLEGAPLRFPVRDRVGERLLVGGDNPSSTDRTGLWVDTKRHGNFIIGWTVHERTK, from the coding sequence ATGAGCGAACGACAAGAGCCGGTGGCCATCGTCGGGATGGCGTGCCTGTTTCCTGGCGCTCCCGATCTCGACACCTACTACCGAAACCTGCGCGAGGGCAGAGACGCGATCACCGCGGTGTCGCCCTCGCGCATCGACCCGGTCTTCTTCGACCGGAACGTGCGCGCCTCCGATCGTTTCTATTGCCAGCGGGGCGGCTTCATCGACGACCTCGCCCGCTTCGACGCGGCCGGCTTCGGCGTGATGCCGCTCGCCGCGCGCGGCGCCGAGCCGGACCAGCTCTTGGCCCTGGAGGTCGCCGCGCAGGCGCTGGGCGACGCCGGCTACCGCGATCGCCCGTTCGCGCGCGACCGCACGGCCGTCATCGTGGGGCGCGGGGGCTACGCGGGCGCGGGCCGCACGCGCCTCGAGCAGCACGTGCGCGCGGCCGAGCAAATCGTCACCACCCTGCGCGCGCTCCTGCCCGATCTGGACGAGACGACCTTGGCGCGCGTCAAGGCGGAGTTTCAGTCGCAGGTGGGCGCGGCGGGCGAGGGGGCGGCCATCGGGCTGGTGCCGAACCTGGCGGCGTCGCGCATCGCGCACCGGCTCGATCTGCACGGGCCGGCCTTCACGGTCGACGCGGCTTGCGCGAGCGCGCTGGTGGCCGTGGACCAAGGGTGCACGGAGCTGCGCAGCCGGCGCTGCGACGTGGTGATGGCCGGCGGCGTGCACCTTTGCCAGGACGAGGCGTTCTGGAGCGTGTTCTGCCAGCTGGGCGCGCTCAGCCCCACCGAGACGATCCGCCCGTTCGACCGCCGCGCCGATGGGCTGCTCATCGGCGAGGGCATCGGCATGTTCATCCTCAAGCGCCTCGAGGACGCCGAGCGCGCCGACGACCGCATCTACGCCGTCGTGCGCGGCTGTGGGACCTCGAGCGATGGGCGCGGGGCCACCTTGCTGAGCCCCTCCGTCGAGGGCCAAGTGCTGGCGCTCGAGCGCGCGTGGCGCGAGGCGGACCTCGATCCGGCGAGCGTGGGCTTGCTCGAGGCGCACGGCACCGGCACCCCGGCCGGCGACGCCGCCGAGCTCACCACCTTGGCGCGCGTCTTCGGCCGCGCCGAGGGCAGCGCGCCGCGCGCCGTCGCGGGCTCCGTCAAGTCGATGATCGGCCACGCCATGCCGGCCGCCGGCGCCGCGGGCCTCATCAAGGCGGCCCTCGCCGTCTACCACGGCGAGCTGCTCCCCTCGTTGCACTGCGATGAGCCGAGCAAGCTGCTCGACGCCACCCGCTTCCGCGTCCTTCCCCGCACCGAGCCGTGGGAATCCCCCGTCCCCCGCCGCGCCGGCATCAACGCCTTTGGCTTCGGCGGTATCAACGCGCACGTCGTCATCGAACAACACGCCGCCCGCCGCCGCGTCACCGGCGCGCTCGGTTCGACGAGCGCCATCCACCCGGCCCGCGGCGTCAGCCCCGTCCCCCCTCGGGGGAGCGCTGGGGCGGGGGAGCCAAACAAAGCCGACACGGATCGCGTCGCCCTCTTCTCCGCCGCCGCCCTGCCCGAGCTCCTCGACGATCTCGCCAACGCCCGCGAGCGCACCCGCGGCGGCCCTGCCCGCATCGCCATCTTCGACCCCACGCCCGAGCGCATCGAACGCGCCCGTACCATCGCATCCCGCGGAAAACCCTGGCGCGGCCGCGACGGCATCTTCTTCGCGCCCGAGGGCCTGCTCTCCGCCGGCGGGACCCTCGCGTTCCTCTTCCCCGGGGTCGACGCCTCCTTCGAACCGCGCGTGGACGATCTCGCCGAATACTTCGACGTGCCGCTGCCGCCTCATATGCGCCCGCAGAACCTCTACGAGACGGGCGTCGGCATCATCGGCGTCAACCGGCTCCTCGATGGAACCTTGCGCCGGCTCGGCATCGTCCCCAAGGACGTCGCGGGTCATAGCATCGGCGAGTGGAGCGGCATGATCGCCACCGGCATCACCCCCGAGGGCGCCGTCGACGCCTTCGTCGCCAACCTCGGGCCGGACAAGCTCAAGGTCCCCGGGGTCGTCTTCGCCGCCGCGGGCTGCAGCATGGAGCGCGCGGAGGCGGCCATGGCCGGCTTGCAGGAGATCGCGCTCTCGCACGACAACTGCCCGCACCAAGTCATCTTCTGCGGCCGCGAGGAGTCCGTCGATGTGGCGCTCGCCCGCTTGAAGGAAGACAGCGTCCTTTGCCAGAAGCTCCCGTTTCAATCGGGCTTTCACTCCCCGCTCTTCGCCGATTACCTGGGACCGCACCGCGAGCACCTGGAGCTGCTCGCCATCGGATCGCCCAAGGCGCCGCTCTGGTCGGCCACCACGTGTGCGCCGTATCCGAAGGCACCCGACGACATTCGCGCGCTCGCGCTGGAGCACCTGGTCGCGCCCGTTCGCTTTCGCCAATTGATCTCGGCGCTCCACGCGCAAGGGACCCGCGTGTTCGTGCAGGTGGGGACCGGGAGCCTCGTGGGCTTCGTGGAGGATACGCTGCGCGGGCAGCCGCACCTCGCCATCGCGTCCAACGTGAAGGATCGCAGCGGGCTGTCGCAGCTGCGGAGGGTCTTGGCTTCGCTCTTCGTGGAGGGCGCCGACATTGGGCTCGCCTACCGCGGGCAGAAGCTCCTGCCGGAGGAGCCGGCGCTGACGCTTCCGCCGCCTTCGAAGGAGGGGGCGTCCGTGCGGCCGCCGGCGCCGCGTACGGTGCCGATGGCGCTGGCGTTGGGGGTGCCGTTGGTTCGGAAGATGGCGCCGTTGGAGCGATCCTCGGCGCACACCCCGACCCCAAGCCTCCCCCGGGGGCTGGACGCCGCAGGCACGGCTCCCACGGGGCTGGACGCGCGTGTCGCGCCGATGGCGCCGCCGGCGCCGGCAGCGGGAACGATGGGGCGCCGGCCGAGTCACGACACCCTTCCGGAGGGGCATCCGTTGGCGGCCGAGTTCGCGGAGAACTTGAGCGCCATGGTGGATGCGCAGCGCGAGATCCTGACCTTGCTGGCGACGCCCGCGGCGCGGCCGCGCCAGGTCGATTTGGTGCGGACGCTCTCGATCGAGACCATGCCGTCGCTGATCGATCATGCGTTCTACCGGCAACCCAAGGGATGGTCGGTGCTCTCCGACCTGCACCCCGTGGTGCCCATGACGACCCTGGTCGATCTCATGATCGAGCACGCCGAGCACACGGTGCCCGGCCGGGCCGCCGTGGCCCTGGAGGACGTGCGCGCCTACCGCTGGCTCGCCATTTCCAAGCCCGTGGAGCTCCCGATTCAATGCCGCTACGACGGCAAGGACCGGGTTCACGTGCGCCTGGGCGACTACAGCGAGGCCACCGTCATCCTCGCCGATCGCTACGAGCCCGCGCCGCCCGATGACACGGCGCCGCTCGCGGGCGCGGCGCCGGCGCCCATCGATGCCCGAACGCTCTACGACGATCGCTGGATGTTCCACGGCCCGCAGTTTCAAGGGGTCGTCGACGTCGGCATCATGGGCGAGGGCGGCATCCGCGGCGTGCTGGAGGTGGGCGAAGCGCGCGGCGCCTTCCTCGACAACGCGGGCCAGCTCTTTGGCTACTGGGTGATGGCCCGCTACGAGACCAACCGCCTGGCCATGCCCGTGCGCATCGGCAAGGTGAACCTGTACGGCCCGCACCCGCCGCCGGGCGAACGGTTCTCGTGCACGGTTCGCATTCGGTCCATCGATGACAAGAGCGTCGTCGCCGATCTCACCTTGGGTCGCGGCGGCCGCGCGTGGGCCGTCATCGAGTCCTGGGAGGACCGCCGCTTCGACAGCGATCCGCGCTTCTGGAACATGCTCATCTGGCCCGAGAAGAGCTACCTCGGCGCGCTGCAGCCGGAGGGCTTCGTCCTCTTCGAGGATCCCTACCGCGCCGCGCCCACCCGCGACCAAATGGCCCGCCGCATCTTGGGCGAGGCCGAGCGCGCGGACTACGAGCGCCAGGGGCCGCGCAAACAGCGCGCGTGGCTCACGGGCCGTGCTGCCGCCAAAGACGCCGTGCGCGAGCTCCTCGGCCGCCTCGGGCACGGGCCGCTCTTCCCGGTGGAGGTGACCCTTTCGAACGAGCCCTCGGGCCGCCCGATCGTGCACACCCGAACACCGCACGACATTCGTGTGTCGATCGCACACAAAGACGACACCGCGGTGGCCATTGCACGAATAGGGGTCGACGTCGGCATCGATATCGAGCGCATCGAGCCGCGCTCCGAATCGTTCGCGGAGCTCTCGTTCACCGCCGAGGAGCTGCGCCTCGTCGCGGACGAGCCGCGCGAGATCGGCTGGACCCGGCTCTGGGCTGCCAAAGAGGCGGTCGCCAAAGCGCGCGGCACCGGCCTCGAAGGCGCGCCCCTCCGATTTCCCGTTCGCGATCGCGTCGGCGAGCGCCTGCTCGTCGGCGGCGATAACCCCAGCAGCACGGATCGAACGGGCCTATGGGTCGACACGAAACGCCACGGCAATTTCATCATTGGGTGGACCGTCCATGAACGAACGAAATGA
- a CDS encoding peptidylglycine alpha-amidating monooxygenase: MSRRIHDETAPMPAKGRLSPADMRILDDYIAAGAPRSSDSCAPRPGKDDGPAPLDCHPDVHIRPKVAWIMPKDRHDQYVCYGVDVTQASKRHAMAIAPIVQNRRIVHHALLMQSDRAEDPTPHPCTPGGVVRWRMIYAWAPGGQNLVLPEETGFPQEGTTHYVVQIHYNNVAGLEAETDASGFDVCTTDKLRPSDADVMAFGATNFTLPPRSRYDMTCKVTVPPFFGQVRAIYGMPHMHKLGTTLVNTLHPAGAGAKPVDLGTQSAWDFNNQPWYPIDATLRAGDVIKTRCAWINPTQSPVTFGENTEDEMCYAFTVYYPKITAPTWSWALPAASSTCTATPAASHERLGAIEP; encoded by the coding sequence GTGAGCCGGCGCATTCACGACGAGACGGCTCCCATGCCGGCCAAGGGGCGGCTCTCGCCCGCGGACATGCGGATCCTCGATGACTATATCGCGGCCGGAGCGCCGCGTTCGTCCGATTCCTGCGCGCCGCGGCCGGGAAAAGACGATGGCCCCGCGCCACTCGACTGCCATCCCGATGTGCACATCCGGCCCAAGGTTGCGTGGATCATGCCAAAGGATCGGCACGATCAATACGTTTGCTACGGGGTCGACGTGACGCAAGCGAGCAAACGGCATGCGATGGCCATTGCGCCAATCGTCCAGAACCGCCGAATCGTTCACCACGCGCTGCTCATGCAGTCCGACAGAGCGGAAGATCCAACGCCGCATCCGTGCACCCCCGGCGGCGTGGTCCGCTGGCGGATGATTTACGCGTGGGCACCGGGCGGGCAAAACCTGGTTCTTCCGGAGGAAACCGGTTTTCCACAGGAAGGGACGACCCATTACGTGGTGCAAATTCATTACAACAATGTGGCGGGGCTCGAGGCGGAGACCGACGCCTCGGGGTTCGACGTCTGCACCACGGACAAGCTGCGGCCGAGCGACGCCGATGTCATGGCCTTCGGCGCCACGAACTTCACGCTCCCTCCGCGAAGCCGTTACGATATGACCTGCAAGGTGACCGTGCCTCCCTTCTTCGGCCAGGTGCGCGCGATCTATGGGATGCCGCATATGCACAAGCTCGGCACCACCCTCGTCAACACGCTCCATCCCGCCGGCGCAGGCGCGAAGCCCGTCGATTTGGGGACGCAGTCCGCGTGGGATTTCAACAATCAACCCTGGTATCCCATCGACGCCACCCTCCGCGCGGGCGACGTGATCAAAACGCGCTGCGCCTGGATCAACCCGACGCAGAGTCCCGTGACCTTCGGTGAAAATACCGAGGATGAAATGTGTTATGCGTTCACCGTTTACTATCCAAAAATCACGGCGCCTACCTGGAGCTGGGCGCTCCCCGCGGCCAGCAGCACGTGCACCGCGACCCCCGCGGCGAGCCACGAGCGTCTTGGCGCGATAGAGCCATGA
- a CDS encoding alpha/beta hydrolase: MAETFVRGVKLHFQRVGVEGAPTKVVFLHGLVMDNLSSWYFTVANAVAAFADVVLYDLRGHGMSDRPASGYTADDMVLDLCGVLDATVGDAPVILVGNSYGAFLAVQFALRHPARVAGLVLVDGHLGDEDFGERMAGTLSLRGEEADRAIASSFQNWLGRHSARKATRLAALARALVGDTSLVRDLRATPPLAAEDFARITAPALALYGERSDLIERSAKLVGRMPRCTIHVFAGCTHSILWEATNEVRGHIVDFCRVAGHAEVQP, from the coding sequence ATGGCTGAGACCTTCGTGCGCGGCGTCAAGCTGCATTTTCAACGGGTCGGGGTGGAGGGCGCCCCGACCAAGGTCGTCTTTTTGCATGGCTTGGTGATGGACAACTTGTCGAGTTGGTACTTCACGGTGGCCAACGCCGTCGCGGCCTTCGCCGACGTCGTCCTCTACGATCTGCGCGGCCACGGCATGAGCGATCGCCCCGCGAGCGGCTACACCGCCGACGACATGGTGCTCGATCTCTGCGGCGTCCTCGACGCCACCGTGGGCGACGCCCCCGTGATCCTGGTGGGCAACAGCTACGGCGCCTTTCTCGCCGTGCAGTTTGCGCTTCGCCACCCGGCGCGGGTCGCGGGCCTCGTCTTGGTGGACGGGCACCTGGGCGACGAGGACTTCGGCGAGCGCATGGCCGGAACGCTGTCCCTTCGGGGCGAGGAGGCCGACCGCGCCATCGCCAGCTCGTTCCAGAATTGGCTCGGACGCCACAGCGCGCGCAAGGCCACGCGCTTGGCCGCGCTGGCCCGTGCCCTGGTGGGCGACACGTCCCTCGTGCGCGATCTCCGCGCCACCCCGCCGCTCGCCGCCGAGGACTTCGCCCGCATCACGGCGCCGGCGCTGGCCCTCTACGGCGAGCGCTCCGACTTGATCGAGCGCAGCGCCAAGCTGGTCGGGCGCATGCCCCGCTGCACCATCCACGTCTTTGCAGGGTGCACGCATTCGATCCTATGGGAGGCCACCAACGAGGTGCGCGGCCACATCGTCGACTTCTGCCGCGTCGCCGGCCACGCGGAGGTACAGCCATGA
- a CDS encoding alpha/beta hydrolase, with translation MQLRTGDGVSLHVQELGELGELGELGAHGSGPPVVMLHGLFGNLATWYFTTGAELAPKHRIITYDLRGHGRSDRVLHGYDVGTMEQDLEAVVDRLIPREPLTPVIVVGHSYGGVIALAFALQNPHRTHKLVLVDVPLPPLDTGELWSRFTKVADPDPAATLATLPAAVRDAITSGGRRAARFLETVRFLAVESSLRDDLARAEMSDATLATLACPVLAVYGDASSCRPSGQRLARLAKDVQYIEIPGGHDLPQEAPLALTHELVRFIDG, from the coding sequence ATGCAACTCAGAACCGGCGACGGCGTAAGCCTCCACGTTCAAGAGCTTGGAGAGCTGGGCGAGCTGGGCGAGCTGGGAGCGCACGGCAGCGGCCCGCCCGTGGTCATGCTCCACGGCTTGTTCGGCAACCTGGCCACCTGGTACTTCACCACCGGCGCCGAGCTCGCGCCCAAACACCGGATCATCACCTACGATCTGCGCGGCCACGGGCGCAGCGATCGCGTCCTCCATGGATACGATGTCGGTACCATGGAGCAGGATCTCGAGGCGGTGGTCGATCGTCTGATCCCGCGCGAGCCCCTCACGCCCGTGATCGTGGTCGGCCACAGCTACGGCGGCGTGATCGCGCTCGCCTTCGCGCTCCAGAACCCGCACCGCACGCACAAGCTGGTGCTGGTCGACGTGCCGCTGCCCCCGCTCGACACGGGCGAGCTCTGGTCGCGCTTCACCAAGGTCGCCGATCCCGATCCGGCGGCGACCCTCGCCACCTTGCCCGCCGCCGTGCGCGACGCCATCACCTCGGGCGGCCGCCGCGCCGCGCGCTTCCTCGAGACGGTGCGCTTTCTGGCCGTCGAGAGCTCTCTCCGCGACGATCTGGCGCGCGCCGAAATGTCGGACGCCACCTTGGCCACCCTCGCGTGCCCGGTGCTGGCGGTCTACGGCGATGCCTCGAGCTGCCGGCCCTCGGGCCAGAGGCTCGCGCGCCTCGCGAAAGATGTACAATACATCGAAATCCCGGGGGGCCATGATCTGCCGCAAGAGGCTCCTCTTGCGCTCACCCACGAGCTCGTGAGGTTCATCGATGGCTGA
- a CDS encoding M57 family metalloprotease: protein MQTIIRASKHIIQTSRILGLGLALLGAMGCADTEPSYEGKDVAPLTYEEFRAQTYREPDTGVFIVNGDTPVETEEQLRDVYADYVRSFEKAKDPEVGTTRQPLAVNRIGEKDDRWSYVRQRNITYCVSTAFGDKYNAVVGALREATSTWRQSISIYFQHRSDQDATCTASNTNVTFDVRPVTAQPYLARAFLPSSTRPNRNILIDASAFGNIVPYTLAGVLRHEVGHTLGFRHEHTRPEAGACFEDNNWRALTPYDAYSVMHYPPCNGANRKDLTLTFSDTSGAHPLYGPKPVLAFDATFYINGYSDLVGTFGSNWDAVTTHWYTTGVVEGRRASTDFDPVYYLAIHPDLRNELGEKNYKAAVNHWYTVGIMEGRRASREFDVRYYLNANPDLKAVFGTNYDLAARHWSENGMFEGRRASSEFDVRYYLSRYADLRTAFGDTNYPAAIDHWIRHGFAEGRRGVP, encoded by the coding sequence ATGCAGACCATCATTCGAGCTTCGAAACATATCATTCAGACATCGCGTATTTTGGGATTGGGACTCGCGCTCCTGGGGGCCATGGGTTGCGCAGACACCGAACCTTCCTACGAGGGGAAAGACGTCGCTCCGCTCACGTACGAGGAGTTCCGGGCGCAAACGTATCGCGAGCCGGATACGGGGGTGTTCATCGTCAATGGCGACACGCCCGTGGAGACGGAAGAACAGCTTCGCGACGTGTATGCGGATTACGTGCGCTCGTTCGAAAAAGCCAAGGATCCGGAGGTCGGTACCACACGCCAGCCGCTCGCCGTCAATCGGATAGGCGAAAAGGACGACCGCTGGAGTTACGTGCGCCAGCGCAATATTACATATTGTGTGAGCACCGCGTTCGGCGATAAATACAACGCCGTGGTCGGTGCCCTGCGCGAGGCCACATCCACCTGGAGGCAGTCCATCAGCATCTACTTCCAGCACCGGAGCGATCAAGATGCGACATGCACGGCCTCGAACACCAATGTCACGTTCGACGTTCGCCCGGTGACGGCGCAGCCCTACTTGGCGCGCGCCTTTCTTCCCAGCTCGACCCGGCCGAACCGCAATATCCTCATCGACGCCTCGGCGTTTGGGAACATCGTGCCCTACACGTTGGCGGGCGTCCTTCGCCATGAGGTCGGGCACACCCTGGGCTTCCGGCACGAGCACACGCGCCCCGAGGCCGGCGCCTGCTTCGAGGACAACAATTGGCGCGCGCTCACCCCCTACGACGCTTATTCCGTCATGCACTATCCTCCATGCAACGGCGCCAACCGAAAGGATTTGACGCTCACGTTCAGCGACACCTCTGGCGCCCACCCTCTCTACGGACCGAAGCCCGTCCTCGCTTTCGACGCCACCTTCTACATCAACGGCTATAGCGATCTGGTGGGCACCTTCGGCTCCAACTGGGACGCCGTGACCACCCACTGGTACACCACTGGCGTGGTCGAAGGCCGCCGCGCCTCCACCGATTTCGACCCCGTGTATTACTTGGCGATCCATCCCGACCTTCGCAACGAGCTCGGTGAGAAAAACTACAAGGCAGCCGTCAACCACTGGTACACGGTCGGCATCATGGAAGGCCGCCGCGCCTCACGTGAGTTCGACGTGCGCTATTACTTGAACGCCAATCCCGATTTGAAAGCCGTCTTCGGCACTAACTACGACCTGGCTGCCCGGCATTGGTCGGAGAACGGCATGTTCGAAGGCCGCCGCGCCTCGTCCGAATTCGACGTCCGCTACTACCTCTCTAGGTATGCCGATCTGCGGACCGCCTTCGGCGATACCAACTACCCGGCCGCCATCGACCACTGGATCCGCCACGGCTTCGCCGAAGGCCGCCGCGGCGTCCCGTAG